The following is a genomic window from Paludisphaera rhizosphaerae.
GAGTCGGCTCAGGCGATGATCGTCAATCCGACGCCCTCCCCGCCCCGACGGCCTCGGTTGAGACGGGCGGCTTGTACGAACCTGGCGGAACTCGAAACGAGATCGCCAGCCGATTCCAGCCGTTGATCAGGACGACGGCCCAGGTCAGGTCGGCCAGCTCCTGCTCGGTGAAGTGCTCGCGAGCCTGTTCGAAGACGGCGTCGGAGACCCCCTCGGAGATCCGGGTGACGGCCTCGGTCCAGGCGAGCGCCGCACGTTCGCGGTCGCTGAAGAACGGCGTCTCTCGCCAGGCGGTCAGAGTGTAGATGCGCTGTTCGGTCTCGCCGTGGGCGCGGGCGTCCTTCGTGTGCATGTCCAGGCAGAAGGCGCAGCCGTTGATCTGCGAGGCGCGGATCTTCACCAGCTCCAGCAACGAGTGCTCCAGCCCGCAGCGGGCGAGGTAGCCGTTGACCGCGTACATCGCCTTGATCGGTTCGTGCGACAGGTTCGCGTAATTCAGCCGGGCTTCCATGGATTGACTCCTTTGGGGCTCTCCGGATCGGTCGACCAGAGGGCCAGCTTGTCGGGGTTCAGGACGGCGAAGACGGCGGCGACCGATTCACCGCTCGGATCGAGGGCGACGGTGGCGACCTCGAACGGTTGGCCGCCGACCGTCAGGGCGACGCCCGATCGACCGTTAACGACCGTGAGCGCGATCTCGCCGACGGCCTGGAACTTCCGGAAGGCGACGGTCAACAGCCGGGCCACCTTGTGGACGCCGACCACCGGCCGGGGCGCGGCGAACGCCTTGCCCCCGCCGTCGGACGTGAGCACGACGTCGGCGGCGAGCATCGACTCCACGGCCTTCACGTCGCCGTCTCGGCAAGCGGCGAAGAACCGTTCCGCCAGCGCATCCGCCTGGGCGGGGTCGGGACGGAACCGGGGCTCGCGAG
Proteins encoded in this region:
- a CDS encoding carboxymuconolactone decarboxylase family protein, encoding MEARLNYANLSHEPIKAMYAVNGYLARCGLEHSLLELVKIRASQINGCAFCLDMHTKDARAHGETEQRIYTLTAWRETPFFSDRERAALAWTEAVTRISEGVSDAVFEQAREHFTEQELADLTWAVVLINGWNRLAISFRVPPGSYKPPVSTEAVGAGRASD